One Bdellovibrio bacteriovorus DNA window includes the following coding sequences:
- a CDS encoding HD-GYP domain-containing protein, with protein sequence MTPNYFRIRLSTIRPDKQTTFDVYLHVDQKYIVYLRAGDRLSDGKIKTMHMRDTGDSFFVLVADKQKYQDWVKEEINSDLINPFEKAKILRESSVALMEDLFENPDVNKALDDSRPIIKDFIDLMESAPEAMGFMISLSGHDFYTYNHSLDVSIYSLGLGKALGYDPKTLEELGVGALFHDIGKRNVSLDILCKKGGLTDAEWEQMKMHPQYGLVILNGHPNISDAIKAACFEHHESWSGNGYPQQLVSDEIHPFARIVAITDTYDAMTTQRSYNVPMAPLDAVTMMKEKLAGRYDPDMLKAMYSVLFKIKVAS encoded by the coding sequence ATGACGCCCAATTATTTTCGCATCCGTTTAAGTACGATTCGCCCTGACAAACAGACGACTTTTGATGTCTATCTGCATGTCGACCAAAAGTACATCGTTTATCTACGCGCGGGCGATCGTCTTTCTGATGGCAAAATTAAAACCATGCATATGCGCGATACGGGCGACTCTTTCTTTGTCCTGGTAGCTGATAAACAGAAATACCAAGATTGGGTTAAAGAAGAGATCAATTCCGACCTGATCAATCCTTTTGAAAAAGCCAAAATCCTGCGTGAGTCTTCGGTCGCATTAATGGAAGATCTTTTTGAAAATCCAGATGTAAATAAAGCCTTAGATGACTCTCGTCCGATCATCAAAGATTTTATCGATTTGATGGAAAGTGCGCCGGAAGCCATGGGATTTATGATCTCACTTTCAGGTCACGATTTTTACACTTACAATCACTCTTTAGATGTCAGCATTTACTCTTTAGGCTTAGGCAAAGCCTTAGGCTATGATCCCAAAACTTTAGAAGAACTGGGCGTGGGGGCTCTTTTCCACGACATCGGCAAACGCAATGTCAGCTTAGACATCCTTTGCAAAAAAGGAGGCTTGACCGATGCCGAGTGGGAGCAAATGAAGATGCATCCCCAATACGGCCTAGTGATCTTAAACGGTCACCCCAATATCAGTGACGCAATTAAAGCCGCTTGTTTTGAACATCATGAATCGTGGTCAGGCAATGGATACCCGCAACAGCTCGTCTCTGACGAGATTCATCCGTTTGCGCGCATCGTGGCCATCACAGACACTTACGATGCCATGACGACGCAACGTTCTTACAATGTGCCGATGGCGCCGCTAGATGCGGTCACCATGATGAAAGAAAAATTGGCCGGCCGTTATGATCCCGACATGTTAAAAGCGATGTATTCTGTTTTATTTAAAATCAAGGTGGCTTCGTGA